The Bubalus kerabau isolate K-KA32 ecotype Philippines breed swamp buffalo chromosome 14, PCC_UOA_SB_1v2, whole genome shotgun sequence genome segment GACGAGGCGGAGGAGGGCTCGGAGCCCCAACTCCCTGGCGGTTTCCCAGGAGGACGTTCCGCTGGGGTCACCGTGGTCCCGGCCTGTTGCAATCCCCAAGGCTCGGCTTCTCCGCCTCAAGGGCAGCGCAGCCCCAGGCGGTTTCCATGGCTCTCAGGGAATTTGCTTTTCCAAGCAGTTCCCGAGCAAAAGTTCGTGACATTTTGGGCAAACTTTGCTTTTTACCTTCTTGAATGTCCtcaaatagataaatgaaaacacattcaCACAAGTACAATTCTCCCTTTCAGAAAACACAGATACTCAAACCCCAGTATTCTAGAGTTCTCCtaacttttaaatattgataattaATAAGCTGTTTATCAGGGCTATAGAAGTAACAAAGAGGAACTCCTGGCTTTGCTCTTAAATGATGGATTCGATTGTGTTCCGTTCTGATTTTATTCAGGTTCCTATTTCAAATTACAAGCATTAATGAAGATGATCAAGATATTTAAGTACGAcctaaaaaaaattagtttggtCTGAAATCCAATAGCCCTGTCATTTCAATGCGGGGTGGCTTGTTAAGTGTTTAAGCGTCCTTTCAAAGCCGTAGGTGTGTTCCTTCCTGCTGAAACAAAACTGTATTCATCTTTGCACAACATGCGCTGGCGTCTGTAAATTTGGTATGCAACACTCGGCCAAGAATGCTCCCTGTCCGGATATGTGTCTGCCAAACCGCACCGCTGCGCCACCAGCCCAGCACCAAGGGCACcctgctgaggtgtccctggacgGCGCCTACCCCGCCGTCTGGACTGCGGGGTGGCCTGATCTGCCACCACCTCGAATGGGCAGAAGGAACAGTTCCCTGCGTTTCCTGTCCCCCCATTGCTTCAGTAACTCACACTGATCTTCTCTGAAACTGCAGAGTCAAGAGGGTTTCGCTTCCACCGTTTCATTCCCAGGGGTCATTTGTGGGTCAGGAGTTTCCCTCGAGGGCTGattccacaccccaccccaccctcccagccTTCCCAGATCCCCAGAAAGTGCTTCCTTTGGTTTTTTCTCTGCTCTCTTTCCAACTTGCTAGTTAGATGTGGAACCCAGGCCCTTTCCCCTCTTCGTAGCAGAATAAAGTTCAAGCGCAGACATTTTTGGAGCTCCTGCGGCCAGAGAGGGGTACTAAGTGGGCAGCTGACGTCAGCCCTTTGCTGGCCCGAAACCAGACGGCGGGATTTCTACTCAAGTGGTGAGAAAGAGCCTAGGCCCTGACTCAGGGCTGGTGACGATTAAACCAGGTAACGAGACACAGGGCAGATGTGTTTTCATTGCCCTGTAAGATAAATGCAGCGTTAAGTGCCTGACAACTTCCCAGAAGCAATCAGCAAAAGTTTACGAGTGCATAAACCTCAAAGACCATTCCCCGACGGTTGTTATAAGGCCCACTTTTAGAGCTTCTATAAATTCTTCAGCAGTTTCCCCAAGCTAAGTTTCCAGGGACTATTAAGCAGCCACCTCCTCCGGGGAGACCTGGGGGATTTTCTTGAACCGCCAAAGAAAGAGGTTTGGGGCTCCTAGTGAGTGAAATGAAGTTGCGCCAAAGTTTGCTTCAGAAGTTTGGGtggccagggagggaggaggtaggaAGGTGGACCGGAAGTGGGGTCCAGGGAAAAGTTCATGATATGCCGGGTTAGCTGACAGCAGCGGAGGGCCGGGGTCTGTCGAGGGTCGGGGATCTAGCGGAGCTTTGACCGCTTTGGGTGGTGGCCCCAGTTTGGCCAGTCCGGTTCTGCAGGGCACAGCTCCCTGTGGCGCTCCTAGCTAAGTCCGAGCTCCCCCAACTCGGCCCGGACACGGTAGCTCCTTCGTCTGTCTAGTGCCCACTGAGTGTCCGGCAGGAATCCAGCCGGCCAGCGCACCAGAGAGGCGGCCTGGACGGAGAACCGAGTCCGAAACCGGAAACGTGTCTCCACTCCTCCCAGAGCCAAGACGGTGCCAGCTTCGGTCCTCCCCCAAGTGGCCAGAGTTCTTGGGTCATTTAGTATCAGACACACCGACTCACCTACATTTATAGAGAACCTTTGTTTACGATCCCGGTGAAAACAAAGCTGCTAATTGAAAAATAGTAACAGGAGCGTGTCTTTCAGCACCTTAAAGCCCGAGGTTAACAGCTGCGCGCGCCGGGGGAGGGAGGGGCGAGGGAAGCGATGAGCCAGGGGCCGCCCCGCACGTCTACGTGCCTTGGGGGTCCCGGGCGAGACACGTGGGCCGGATCGAGCCTTCAAGAGCTCAGGGCCGGGGTCCCAGGCTGGAAAGCCTCCGGCAGCCCGCCAGCTCTTTCTCCCCCTTTGGGTTCCAGTTAACCCCAAGGGGCGAAGGTAACCGACGACTGCGTAGCATTTCTGATCCCTTGAGATTCAATTTTGAGCAGTTATTTTGAAAGATAGAGCTGGGCCCCTTTCCCTGCTTTCCAGGTGAAAACGCAGACGTTTCTCTGCCGTCCTCATCCCTCCTTTCTGAAATAAGGCGTCCAACTGTTCCGATATTACCATTCAAAAACAGGTTCTGTGGCGAACCTCATTTGTGAATCTATTACAGAGATTAATagattatttctcctttttcaacTAATTCTCAGTGGGGAAATTTAACCATATGGTAAGGAGAGAATTAGAATTTCATCACATTAGAGCAAAATGTAATGAAAAGAGTCCAACACCTGGGGCCAACTCAGAAAGCCACAATTAAAAGGTTTTTAATGAAACCAGAGAAACCAAAAATTTCATAGGCTTCAGTAATTCTGCCACATAAGGAAGATTTATTGGAGATGTTGGGAAATATTGTTTTTACTTATGTTGTAAGGATGAAAACCAGCCGCTAAATACCATGTGCGCCCGGACACGGAACCCAGAGTCCCATTTCTCATCCGGGGAGCAGCACTTGTTTCCACACTTCGGCTTCCTCTCTCTCCAAGAACAATCGAGGCAGACCCAGTTGTCCCTGAATGGCTTCCTAGCCTTGGAGGCGACGTTTCCGGGTAAATAAATATGCACTGATGCCCCACTTAGTGTGTGAGAGGGTTTGACTCCCGTTGAAGTTGACTATTCTGAAGCCACTGGATTTTAATCTGGAGGGAAGTTTGAGCAATCAGTTTCTTCCTGGTTAGGAAATCGTGGgcttcatcatcaccatcactgtAGCCGTGGTTTGGAGGCGGCTGCGAAAGTaaccccctccaccaccacctttACAAAAAGTCTAATGGGCtgcactccccccgccccccacgccCAATCGGGGTAGGAAATGGGCAGGGAGCATAGTGGCGGGGGCGGAATAAGGCGGTGTGTTGGAGGGGGGGAGCGATTGCTTTGCTCTTTTACTAGCTAAGAATCTTGGGTGAATTTAGGGCAAGCCAGCGGAGACACCATCTCCCCCCCACTAAAGTCCCATATCCAAATCCAGATCAGAGCCATCCTATGAACAGGAGTGGAGTATCAGTCTCCCCCGGAAGGGTCATGTGGCAATGAGACAGCAGTGGCGAGAgaagggcggggtgggggggggacgaGGTGCGGGGGGCTTCTGCTTTCCCCCGGACTCCCAGGCTTCGCCGCCGATCTACAATTTGCTGAAGGAGCAAAGAACATCGTCGACTCTAAGTAGGGCTTTTAGTGTGCTCATTGATGAGTGAAAGTCGCCACACATGTCAAGCTAAAGGCAGTTGTTGGGTTACTAACAGGACCCAGCGCCTTGCAAACATATGCGCTAAGCTGTGTATACAGATGGCAGGCAGAATAATGGAGCAGGCGCCTTTTATAAAGCTCTAGCTGCTGCCTGTCTTCAGACCTGGGAAATGAAACTATTCAGACTCGCGGCCAGATAGCGCCTGCGATTGTTTGTTACCGTTTTAATCCTATTAATTAAAACGTTAACCTGATTGGGTAGAAAGCGCTGTCCCAACAGGCGACTCTTCTTCATAATAACCTACTCAGAGATAATGATGTAAAAGACTCCCCCGTCTGTGGCGGCGGCTGGTTGATGGGTCCGGAAATCTCTTGAAGGTGAATCCAAGCAAGATAAACGGTGCGGAGAGGAGGCGCGGGGCTGGGCTcagagcggcggcggcggcggcggcagctccACACCCTGCGCGCCCACCCTCCCACCATGCGGGGCCGCGGCCCATGGTGAGCCCCAGCAGCCAGCACCATCGGCTGGAGacgaagaaaaagaagaagaggaggcgGCGAGCGCGGGGGAAGgcgaaaaagaaaaagaaggggagaGGGCTGCCAGCAGCGCCGGGACCGACGCGCGCACCAGCCCCGGAGCCCGGCTCGGGCTCGTCTGCGGCGCCGCCCGACTCCCGAGCCCAGGAGGCGGCGGCGGGCCCGGGCTGCGCGCCGGGGCCGGACCATGGAGCGCGGGCTGCACCtcggcgcggccgccgcgggcgAAGACGACCTCTACCTGCACAAGAGCCTGAGCGCCTCCGCCGCCAAGCGCTTGGAGGCGGCTTTCCGCTCCACGCCCCCGGGCATGGACCTGTCCCTGGCACCGCCGCCCCGGGAGCGCCCGGCGTCCTCCTCTTCGTCGCCCCTCGGCTGCTTCGAGCCTGCTGACCCCGAGGGGGcagggctgctgctgccaccgcccGGGGGAGGCGGCGGcgcgggaggcggcggcggcggcggcggggtgGGCGTCCCCGGGCTGCTCGTGGGCTCCGCCGGCGTTGGGGGCGACCCCAGCCTGAGCAGCCTGCCGGCCGGGGCGGCCCTGTGCCTCAAGTACGGCGAGAGCGCCGGCCGGGGCTCAGTGGCCGAGAGCAGCGGCGGCGAGCAGAGCCCCGACGACGACAGCGACGGCCGTTGCGAGCTGGTGCTGCGGCCCGGAGGCACCGACCCGCGGGCCTCCCCGGGTGCGGGAGGCGGCGGCACCAAGGCGGCCGAGGGCTGCTCCAACGCCCTCCTccacggcggcggcggcgcccccCCGGGGGCCCcgagcagcggcggcggcgggggtagcggcggcggcggcggtgggggTAGCGGCGGCAGCAAGAAATCCAAAGAGCAGAAGGCGCTGCGGCTCAACATCAACGCCCGCGAGCGCCGGCGGATGCACGACCTGAACGACGCGCTGGACGAGCTGCGCGCGGTGATCCCCTACGCGCACAGCCCCTCGGTGCGGAAGCTCTCCAAGATCGCCACGCTGCTGCTCGCCAAGAACTACATCCTCATGCAGGCGCAGGCCCTGGAGGAGATGCGGCGCCTCGTCGCCTACCTCAACCAGGGCCAGGCCATCTCcgccgcctccctgcccagctctgcggcggcggcggccgcggccgctGCCCTGCACCCGGCGCTTGGCGCCTACGAGCAGGCGGCCGGATACCCGTTCAGCGCCGGGCTGCCCCCGGCCGCCTCCTGCCCGGAGAAGTGCGCCC includes the following:
- the BHLHE22 gene encoding class E basic helix-loop-helix protein 22 gives rise to the protein MERGLHLGAAAAGEDDLYLHKSLSASAAKRLEAAFRSTPPGMDLSLAPPPRERPASSSSSPLGCFEPADPEGAGLLLPPPGGGGGAGGGGGGGGVGVPGLLVGSAGVGGDPSLSSLPAGAALCLKYGESAGRGSVAESSGGEQSPDDDSDGRCELVLRPGGTDPRASPGAGGGGTKAAEGCSNALLHGGGGAPPGAPSSGGGGGSGGGGGGGSGGSKKSKEQKALRLNINARERRRMHDLNDALDELRAVIPYAHSPSVRKLSKIATLLLAKNYILMQAQALEEMRRLVAYLNQGQAISAASLPSSAAAAAAAAALHPALGAYEQAAGYPFSAGLPPAASCPEKCALFNSVSSSLCKQCTEKP